In Pseudorca crassidens isolate mPseCra1 chromosome 16, mPseCra1.hap1, whole genome shotgun sequence, one DNA window encodes the following:
- the CYP2E1 gene encoding cytochrome P450 2E1 isoform X3, with protein sequence MMVRPDILLECPGPWLSSGLHVQEGTRSRSSRIRRSPWSGGPVTSDFRIIFNNGPTWQDTRRFSLTTLRDFGMGKQGNEQRIQREAQLLLGALRKTHGQPFDPTFVIGFAPYNVISDILFHRRADYNDRTALRMLSLFNENFYLLSTPWIQLYNNFSGCIRYLPGSHRKLMKNVSEIKEYALEGVKDHQRSLEASCPRDFTDTMLLEMEKEKHSTDPVYTLDNIAVTVADLLFAGTETTSTTLRYGLLILMKYPEVEEKLHEEIDRVIGPSRIPAIKDRLDMPYLDAVVHEIQRFIDLIPSNLFHEATRDTVFRGYVIPKGTVIIPTLDSLLYDSQEFPGPEKFKPEHFLNENGKFKYSDHFKPFSAGKRVCVGEGLARMELFLFLASILQHFNLKSPVDPVDIDLSPIAVGFAKVPPHYRLCVIPRSQV encoded by the exons ATGATG GTCCGGCCAGACATCCTTCTGGAATGTCCGGGGCCATGGCTTTCCTCAGGCCTCCACGTGCAGGAGGGAACCAGATCAAGATCTTCCCGGATCCGGAGGTCTCCGTGGTCCGGGGGCCCTGTGACCTCAGATTTTA GGATTATTTTCAATAATGGACCGACCTGGCAGGACACCCGGCGGTTCTCCCTGACCACCCTCCGTGACTTCGGGATGGGGAAACAGGGCAATGAGCAGCGGATCCAGAGGGAGGCCCAGCTCCTGCTGGGGGCGCTCCGGAAGACCCATG GCCAGCCCTTCGACCCCACCTTTGTCATCGGCTTCGCGCCCTACAACGTCATCTCCGACATCCTCTTCCACAGACGCGCTGACTACAACGACAGGACGGCCCTGAGGATGCTGAGTCTGTTCAATGAGAACTTCTACCTGCTCAGCACACCCTGGATCCAG ctTTATAATAATTTCTCAGGCTGTATACGTTACCTGCCTGGAagccatagaaaactaatgaaaaatgtgtctgaaATAAAAGAGTACGCTCTAGAAGGAGTGAAGGACCACCAGAGGTCGCTGGAGGCCAGCTGCCCCCGAGACTTCACTGACACCATGCTGTTGGAAATGGAGAAG GAAAAACACAGTACAGACCCTGTGTACACTTTGGACAACATTGCTGTGACCGTGGCTGACCTGCTCTTTGCGGGGACAGAGACCACCAGCACCACCCTGAGATACGGGCTCCTGATTCTCATGAAATACCCGGAGGTCGAAG AGAAACTTCACGAGGAAATTGACAGGGTGATTGGGCCAAGCCGAATCCCTGCCATCAAGGACAGGCTGGATATGCCCTACCTGGATGCCGTGGTGCATGAGATTCAGCGATTCATCGACCTCATTCCCTCCAACCTGTTCCACGAAGCAACCCGGGACACAGTGTTCAGAGGATACGTCATCCCCAAG GGCACAGTCATAATTCCGACGCTGGACTCCCTCTTGTATGACAGCCAAGAATTCCCCGGACCAGAGAAGTTTAAGCCAGAGCACTTTCtgaatgaaaatggaaagttCAAGTACAGTGACCATTTCAAGCCATTTTCCGCAG GAAAGCGGGTGTGTGTTGGAGAAGGCCTGGCTCGCATGGAACTGTTCCTGTTCTTGGCCTCCATCCTGCAGCACTTTAACTTGAAGTCGCCAGTGGACCCCGTGGATATCGACCTCAGCCCCATCGCAGTTGGGTTTGCCAAGGTCCCCCCCCATTACAGACTCTGTGTCATTCCCCGCTCACAAGTGTGA